The following are encoded together in the Thermithiobacillus plumbiphilus genome:
- a CDS encoding endonuclease/exonuclease/phosphatase family protein, which translates to MAKAAESGNNALKLLTYNIQVGIGSSRFHHMLSHGWRYVMPHGQSLSNLQRIAEIISGQDVVGLNEADAGSFRTRYLNQAGFLAQKAGYPYWEQMITRDLGHVAQHTNSVLCRSAPARVERHRLPSLMDGRGVLEVHCEYAGRPLMVLIAHLGLGRAGRMAQMRYLAELVRSAPNVVLMGDLNCSVRSPEVCWLLKNTPLHAPPRALPTFPSWRPVLDLDHILISDTLAFQNLATVPEPLSDHLTLQAAVRWRD; encoded by the coding sequence ATGGCCAAAGCCGCTGAATCCGGGAACAACGCACTCAAGCTGCTGACCTACAACATCCAGGTCGGGATTGGCTCGAGCCGGTTCCATCACATGCTGTCCCATGGCTGGCGCTATGTCATGCCGCATGGCCAGAGCCTGAGCAATCTGCAGCGCATTGCCGAAATCATCAGTGGTCAGGATGTCGTGGGGCTGAATGAAGCGGATGCCGGTTCATTTCGCACGCGTTATCTCAACCAGGCCGGCTTCCTCGCCCAAAAAGCGGGCTATCCCTATTGGGAGCAGATGATCACCCGCGATCTCGGGCATGTGGCGCAGCATACCAACAGTGTGCTTTGCCGCAGCGCCCCGGCGCGGGTGGAGCGGCACCGTCTGCCCAGCCTGATGGATGGTCGCGGTGTGCTGGAGGTGCATTGCGAATATGCGGGCCGTCCCCTGATGGTGTTGATCGCCCACCTGGGTCTGGGACGCGCCGGGCGGATGGCGCAGATGCGCTATCTGGCGGAACTGGTCCGCAGCGCCCCGAACGTGGTGCTCATGGGCGATCTCAACTGCAGTGTCCGCTCTCCGGAAGTTTGCTGGCTCTTGAAGAACACCCCGCTCCATGCCCCCCCGCGCGCGCTGCCGACTTTCCCAAGCTGGCGGCCAGTGCTCGATCTCGATCACATCCTGATCAGTGACACCCTCGCATTCCAGAATCTTGCCACGGTTCCCGAGCCCCTTTCCGATCACCTCACCCTGCAGGCGGCCGTGCGCTGGCGCGATTAG
- a CDS encoding protein-methionine-sulfoxide reductase heme-binding subunit MsrQ: MNLRAVHYYKPPIFIASLLPLALLVQGYVQDSLGANPIEAITRETGDWTLNFLLLSLAITPLRQITHWQWPMRLRRMLGLFAFFYACLHFAIYIWLDQFFDWKGMVYDILDRPFITMGFLAFVLLIPLALTSTRGMMQRLGGQRWQRLHKLIYVSAIAGVLHYVWLVKADLQEPLTYAAILAVLLGFRAVMQYRKRQLSGQPPANRASARPPAG, encoded by the coding sequence ATGAACCTGCGGGCAGTCCATTACTACAAACCGCCGATCTTCATCGCCAGCCTGCTGCCCCTGGCGCTGCTGGTGCAAGGCTATGTGCAGGATAGCCTGGGCGCCAATCCCATTGAAGCCATCACCCGGGAAACCGGCGACTGGACGCTCAATTTTCTTTTGCTGAGCCTGGCCATCACGCCCCTGCGCCAGATCACGCACTGGCAGTGGCCCATGCGGCTGCGCCGAATGCTCGGGCTGTTTGCCTTCTTTTACGCCTGCCTGCATTTCGCGATCTATATCTGGCTGGATCAGTTCTTTGACTGGAAGGGCATGGTCTATGACATCCTTGACCGGCCCTTCATCACCATGGGCTTTCTGGCTTTCGTGCTGCTCATCCCCCTGGCCCTGACCTCCACGCGCGGCATGATGCAGCGCCTCGGCGGCCAGCGCTGGCAGCGCTTGCACAAGCTGATTTACGTCAGCGCCATTGCCGGCGTGCTGCACTATGTCTGGCTGGTCAAGGCGGATCTGCAGGAGCCACTGACCTATGCGGCCATCCTGGCTGTCCTGCTGGGCTTTCGTGCCGTGATGCAATACCGGAAACGACAATTGTCGGGGCAGCCACCTGCTAATCGCGCCAGCGCACGGCCGCCTGCAGGGTGA
- the msrP gene encoding protein-methionine-sulfoxide reductase catalytic subunit MsrP, translating to MLIKKPSDIKPSEITDETLYYSRRQFLARAGLLGAGLGAGALLPGLLSPEVAAATTRLGNIRKSAYSTTEKLTPFKDVTTYNNFYEFGSSKEGPSKLAPRYLKPRPWTVSVEGEVRRPRVYDIDQIMKLAPLEERIYRMRCVEGWSMVIPWAGLPLNALIRQAEPLGSARYVAFITLQDPAQMPGQQRELLPWPYFEALRLDEAMHPLTLLAVGLYGQILPNQNGAPLRLVVPWKYGFKGAKSIVRIRFLSRQPATTWMRAAPEEYGFYANVNPEVSHKRWSQKRERRIGEFRKRPTLMYNGYGEQVAHLYRGMDLNKYF from the coding sequence ATGCTCATCAAGAAGCCCAGCGACATCAAGCCAAGCGAGATCACCGATGAGACGCTCTACTACAGTAGGCGTCAGTTTCTGGCCAGGGCCGGTCTGCTCGGCGCGGGATTGGGTGCCGGGGCGCTCCTGCCCGGTCTGCTCTCGCCAGAAGTAGCGGCGGCGACCACGCGACTGGGTAACATCCGCAAGAGCGCCTACAGCACCACTGAAAAGCTCACGCCTTTCAAGGATGTCACGACCTACAACAACTTCTACGAATTTGGCTCCAGCAAGGAAGGGCCCAGCAAGTTGGCGCCACGCTATCTGAAGCCTCGACCCTGGACGGTCAGCGTGGAAGGCGAGGTCAGGCGGCCGCGCGTCTATGACATCGACCAGATCATGAAACTCGCGCCGCTGGAAGAGCGCATCTACCGGATGCGCTGCGTGGAAGGCTGGTCCATGGTGATTCCCTGGGCGGGCTTGCCGCTCAATGCCCTGATCCGCCAGGCCGAACCGCTGGGTAGCGCGCGCTATGTCGCCTTCATCACGCTGCAGGATCCGGCACAGATGCCGGGCCAGCAACGCGAGCTCCTGCCCTGGCCCTATTTCGAGGCCCTGCGGCTGGATGAGGCCATGCATCCCCTGACCCTGCTCGCCGTCGGGCTCTACGGCCAGATCCTGCCCAACCAGAATGGCGCGCCCCTGCGGCTGGTCGTACCCTGGAAATATGGTTTCAAGGGCGCCAAGAGCATCGTGCGCATCCGCTTTCTGAGCCGCCAGCCAGCCACCACCTGGATGCGCGCCGCGCCAGAGGAATATGGCTTTTACGCCAACGTCAACCCCGAAGTCTCGCACAAGCGCTGGAGCCAGAAGCGCGAGCGACGCATTGGCGAATTCCGCAAGCGCCCCACCCTGATGTACAACGGCTACGGAGAGCAGGTCGCTCATCTCTACCGCGGCATGGATCTGAACAAGTATTTCTGA
- a CDS encoding putative bifunctional diguanylate cyclase/phosphodiesterase, producing MQQQRGLKRAGRLSYIEPTVRTLIGGFITFCGLLIFLAPQYTWLALLLLAFSGINLLLAGFTGFCILEKSLKLLNFRCELDEITELSKARAAAEARADYLNTLSLFDEVVIELSFEGRIMQVSDRWQELIGLDMDPKNTGQTLARYLHHEDRRRLEEALADLERSDSGTVSLRFRLAGQKKQEHWIEGRFIRHLRDGGNTGIRGVLRDVTDAYLQEKRITQLALHDALTGLPNRALLEDRLERAIIQATRREQKVAVMFIDLDNFKQVNDLHGHRAGDQLLLAVTRALQGNLRECDTLARWGGDEFIVLSPELGSAEGIRAIGERLLQSVYQKLLIDHMDVSISLSIGVAVFPDDADNGETLLVQADKALYHAKSQGRNNVQLFSTLVQSGVANPDFELGARLAAALRQQHIEVYYQPLVDAGTGQVTGVEALARWHDAKLGWVSPATFIPMAESMGLIQHLGRLVLEQALQQYSHWLAQGLDLRLAVNVSRRQLFSQDFGKYLQELVKQHAIRPEQLILEITESVATQDINQSTGSLRELAQAGFRLSLDDFGTGYSSLSQLHDMPVDELKIDISFVHRIKHRKGRSMVRTIVEMGHAMGLTLVAEGVEDAESARILAELGVETLQGFHFCHPLPAPDCHAFLLRKNQSLIDGAIPARSRGSASA from the coding sequence ATGCAACAACAACGCGGGCTGAAAAGAGCGGGACGGCTTTCCTACATCGAGCCCACGGTCCGGACCCTGATCGGCGGCTTCATCACCTTTTGCGGTCTGCTCATATTTCTGGCACCACAATACACCTGGCTGGCACTGCTGTTGCTGGCCTTCTCCGGCATCAATCTGCTGCTGGCGGGCTTCACCGGCTTCTGCATCCTCGAAAAAAGTTTGAAACTCCTGAACTTTCGCTGCGAACTCGATGAAATCACCGAACTGAGCAAGGCGCGGGCGGCAGCGGAAGCCCGCGCAGATTATCTCAACACCCTCAGCCTCTTTGACGAGGTCGTGATAGAGCTGTCCTTTGAAGGGCGCATCATGCAGGTGTCCGACCGCTGGCAGGAGCTGATCGGGCTCGACATGGACCCAAAGAACACCGGGCAGACCCTGGCTCGGTATCTGCACCATGAGGATCGCCGGAGGCTGGAGGAAGCCCTGGCGGATCTCGAACGCAGTGACAGTGGTACGGTCAGCCTGCGCTTTCGTCTGGCGGGACAAAAAAAACAGGAACACTGGATCGAGGGCCGCTTCATCCGCCATCTGCGAGATGGCGGGAACACCGGCATTCGCGGCGTTCTGCGGGACGTGACCGATGCCTACCTGCAGGAAAAGCGCATCACCCAGCTGGCCCTGCATGATGCCCTGACCGGGCTGCCCAACCGGGCCCTGCTGGAGGACCGTCTGGAGCGTGCCATCATCCAGGCCACGCGGCGCGAGCAGAAAGTGGCCGTGATGTTCATCGACCTGGACAACTTCAAGCAGGTCAATGACCTGCATGGACACCGGGCGGGCGACCAGCTGCTGCTGGCCGTAACCCGGGCCCTGCAGGGCAACCTGCGAGAATGTGACACACTGGCCCGCTGGGGGGGTGACGAGTTCATCGTTCTGAGCCCGGAGCTCGGCAGCGCCGAGGGTATTCGCGCCATCGGCGAGCGTCTGCTGCAGAGCGTTTACCAGAAGCTGCTGATCGACCACATGGATGTCAGCATCTCGCTGAGCATCGGTGTGGCCGTGTTCCCGGATGACGCGGACAATGGCGAAACCCTGCTGGTCCAGGCGGACAAGGCGCTATATCATGCCAAATCGCAGGGCCGCAACAACGTCCAGCTATTCAGCACCCTGGTGCAAAGTGGTGTCGCCAATCCCGATTTCGAACTGGGCGCGCGTCTGGCTGCGGCCCTGCGCCAGCAGCACATCGAAGTCTATTACCAGCCGCTGGTGGACGCCGGAACCGGACAGGTCACCGGGGTCGAGGCACTCGCACGCTGGCATGACGCAAAACTGGGCTGGGTCAGTCCCGCCACCTTCATTCCCATGGCGGAATCCATGGGATTGATCCAGCACCTGGGGCGGCTGGTGCTTGAACAAGCCCTGCAACAGTACAGCCACTGGCTGGCGCAAGGACTGGATCTGCGCTTGGCGGTCAACGTATCCAGACGTCAGCTTTTCTCGCAGGATTTTGGCAAATACCTACAGGAACTGGTCAAACAGCATGCCATCCGCCCGGAACAGCTGATTCTCGAGATTACCGAAAGCGTGGCCACCCAGGACATCAATCAATCAACCGGCTCCTTGCGGGAACTGGCCCAGGCCGGTTTCCGCCTGTCCCTGGATGACTTCGGCACGGGTTATTCCTCGCTGTCGCAGTTGCATGACATGCCGGTCGACGAGTTGAAGATCGACATTTCCTTTGTCCACCGGATCAAGCACCGGAAAGGGCGCAGTATGGTCCGCACCATCGTGGAAATGGGTCATGCCATGGGCCTGACCCTGGTCGCAGAGGGCGTGGAAGACGCCGAAAGTGCGCGGATACTGGCTGAGCTGGGTGTTGAAACCCTGCAGGGATTTCATTTCTGCCACCCCCTGCCGGCCCCGGACTGCCATGCCTTTCTCCTCCGCAAGAACCAGTCCCTGATCGATGGTGCCATCCCGGCACGATCACGCGGCAGCGCCTCGGCCTGA
- a CDS encoding BCCT family transporter, which translates to MNEATQTTNRPVFFISAGVILLFVLLSALFTKQVGSMFTMLQGWIVANFGWFYVLATAGFLFFVFFLFFSSYGLVRLGQNDEEPEYSYATWFAMLFSAGMGIGLLFYGVAEPILHYTAPLVSQPGTTDAAREAMELAFFHWGLHAWAIYIVVGLSLAYFAYRHDLPLTIRSTLYPLLGRRIYGPAGDAVEILAVFGTLFGVATSLGLGVMQINAGLNYLGLLPESTANQIWLIAGITILATVSVVTGLDRGMRRLSEINLGLALALLLFVFFAGPTIFLLSSFVQSLGHYAQTLLGMSFRTTPFQGIEWQASWTMFYWGWWISWSPFVGMFIARISRGRTIREFIGGALFAPTLLTFFWFIVFGNTALHMEIFGPGGISAAVADSVPTAIFAMLDRLPWPLISSTLATLVVATFFITSSDSASLVIDIMTTNGNPNPPVITRVFWATTEGVVAAVLLLAGGLQALQTAAVTTALPFSFVMILMCWSLMRGLSIENKRGAFRAAATSPATLAPAEEPETEDTAQIGDWRTQLQTLIGRQRPSRGHTDTETCRPRIRRFMDEEVDPAFKRLAAELQRNGRGVQVDRHPFQATLVVLREGNEEFTYTLRGRTYRRMPFAFPELRGSAGEPTCMAEILLRGGTVSETPLEGFTRDQIIQNFLAEYAKWMGW; encoded by the coding sequence TTGAACGAGGCCACCCAAACGACCAACCGACCGGTATTTTTCATCTCCGCAGGCGTCATTCTCCTGTTCGTGCTTTTGAGCGCGCTTTTTACCAAGCAGGTAGGCAGCATGTTCACCATGCTGCAAGGCTGGATCGTCGCCAATTTCGGCTGGTTTTACGTCCTTGCCACAGCAGGCTTTCTATTTTTTGTGTTTTTTCTGTTCTTCAGCTCCTACGGCTTGGTGCGCCTGGGCCAGAATGATGAGGAACCGGAATATAGCTATGCGACCTGGTTCGCCATGCTCTTTTCCGCCGGCATGGGCATCGGCCTGCTGTTCTATGGGGTAGCGGAACCCATCCTGCATTATACCGCCCCACTGGTGAGCCAGCCTGGAACCACCGACGCGGCGCGCGAGGCAATGGAGCTTGCCTTTTTCCACTGGGGTCTGCATGCCTGGGCCATTTACATCGTGGTCGGCCTGTCTCTTGCCTATTTCGCCTACCGGCATGACCTGCCGCTAACGATTCGCTCCACACTCTACCCCCTGCTCGGCAGACGCATTTACGGCCCCGCCGGAGATGCCGTGGAAATCCTGGCGGTATTTGGCACGCTGTTTGGCGTCGCCACCTCGCTTGGCTTGGGCGTCATGCAGATCAACGCGGGGCTGAACTATCTGGGCCTGCTCCCGGAGTCCACCGCGAACCAGATCTGGCTCATCGCCGGCATTACCATTCTGGCTACCGTATCGGTGGTTACCGGCCTCGACCGGGGAATGCGCCGGCTGAGCGAGATCAATCTGGGCTTGGCGTTAGCATTGCTGCTCTTCGTCTTTTTCGCAGGTCCGACCATCTTTTTGCTCAGCAGCTTCGTCCAGAGCCTTGGCCATTACGCGCAAACGCTGCTGGGCATGAGCTTTCGCACAACCCCGTTTCAGGGAATTGAATGGCAGGCGAGCTGGACCATGTTCTACTGGGGCTGGTGGATATCCTGGTCGCCTTTCGTAGGTATGTTCATCGCCCGGATTTCGCGTGGCCGCACCATACGGGAATTCATTGGCGGAGCCCTGTTCGCGCCAACCCTGCTGACTTTCTTCTGGTTTATCGTCTTCGGCAACACCGCCCTCCACATGGAGATCTTCGGCCCCGGCGGCATTAGCGCGGCAGTCGCCGACAGCGTGCCAACCGCCATCTTCGCCATGCTGGACAGGCTACCCTGGCCACTGATCAGCTCGACGCTGGCCACACTGGTAGTCGCCACCTTCTTCATCACTTCGTCGGATTCGGCATCACTGGTCATCGATATCATGACTACCAACGGCAATCCGAATCCACCTGTGATCACCCGAGTTTTCTGGGCCACCACCGAAGGCGTGGTCGCTGCGGTACTGCTACTGGCCGGGGGCCTGCAGGCCTTGCAAACCGCCGCCGTTACCACGGCCCTGCCTTTCAGCTTCGTCATGATCCTGATGTGCTGGAGTCTCATGCGCGGCTTGAGTATCGAGAATAAAAGAGGCGCCTTTCGGGCTGCGGCAACCAGCCCCGCCACGCTGGCGCCTGCCGAGGAGCCCGAGACCGAAGATACTGCACAGATAGGCGACTGGCGCACCCAACTGCAGACGCTGATCGGACGCCAGCGTCCCTCCAGGGGACATACCGACACGGAGACCTGCCGTCCCCGGATCCGTCGATTCATGGATGAGGAAGTTGACCCAGCATTCAAGCGGCTTGCCGCCGAGTTGCAGCGCAATGGGCGGGGGGTCCAGGTCGACCGCCACCCCTTCCAGGCCACATTGGTCGTCTTGCGAGAAGGCAATGAGGAATTCACCTACACCCTGCGTGGCCGGACCTACCGGCGCATGCCTTTCGCTTTTCCCGAACTGCGTGGATCGGCCGGTGAACCGACCTGCATGGCGGAAATCCTGCTGCGTGGTGGCACCGTAAGCGAAACGCCCCTGGAGGGCTTCACACGGGACCAGATCATCCAGAATTTCCTGGCTGAATACGCAAAATGGATGGGCTGGTAG
- the gatC gene encoding Asp-tRNA(Asn)/Glu-tRNA(Gln) amidotransferase subunit GatC — protein MSLDQKTVEHVAHLARLALSPEDLAARTVQLERILDVIAEMQAIHTEGVTPMAHPLDLSQPLRPDVVGNADERDKLMQNAPSQAAGLFRVPKVIE, from the coding sequence ATGTCCCTGGATCAGAAAACCGTTGAACACGTTGCCCACCTGGCCCGACTGGCCCTTTCGCCCGAGGACCTCGCGGCGCGCACGGTCCAGCTCGAACGCATTCTCGATGTCATTGCCGAGATGCAGGCCATCCACACCGAAGGCGTGACGCCCATGGCCCATCCCCTGGATCTCAGTCAGCCCTTGCGGCCTGACGTCGTTGGCAATGCTGATGAGCGGGACAAGCTCATGCAGAATGCGCCGAGCCAGGCCGCCGGCCTGTTCCGGGTGCCCAAGGTCATCGAATAG
- the gatA gene encoding Asp-tRNA(Asn)/Glu-tRNA(Gln) amidotransferase subunit GatA produces the protein MSATELTELTLAELSAGLAERQYSARELTQAFLARIESLNPTINAYVSVTADAALTAAEQADARRAQGGQGPLLGLPLAHKDIFVTEGVKTTCGSKMLSDFVAPYDATVVQRLKDAGMVMLGKLNMDEFAMGSSNETSFFGPVKNPWDTTRIPGGSSGGSAAAVAARLAPAATGTDTGGSIRQPAAMCGITGLKPTYGRVSRYGMIAFASSLDQAGPMARSAEDCALLLNAMAGHDARDSTSHPGSVPDYRASLNQPLQGLRIGVPEEFFGAGLDAEVGAMVQEAIQQFTKLGATVKPVHLPNNPHAVSTYYVLAPAEASSNLARFDGVRYGHRAADAKDLMDLYKRSRAEGFGPEVQRRILVGTYVLSAGYYDAYYRKAQQVRALIRQDFQNAFAEVDVIMGPTAPSAAFGLGEKADDPVAMYLADIYTIAVNLAGIPALSLPCGFTQAGLPVGLQIMGNYFEEARLLNVAHQYQQATDWHRRRPGGID, from the coding sequence TTGTCAGCCACCGAACTTACCGAACTGACGCTGGCGGAGCTGTCCGCCGGTCTGGCCGAAAGGCAGTACTCCGCCCGTGAACTGACCCAGGCCTTTCTGGCGCGCATCGAAAGCCTGAATCCCACGATCAATGCCTATGTCAGCGTCACCGCCGATGCGGCCCTGACGGCTGCGGAGCAGGCCGATGCTCGGCGCGCCCAGGGCGGACAGGGGCCGTTGCTCGGCCTGCCGCTGGCGCACAAGGACATCTTTGTGACAGAGGGCGTGAAGACCACCTGCGGCTCGAAGATGCTCAGTGATTTCGTCGCGCCCTATGACGCCACCGTGGTGCAACGCCTGAAGGATGCCGGCATGGTCATGCTCGGCAAGCTCAACATGGACGAGTTCGCCATGGGCTCCTCCAACGAGACGAGTTTCTTTGGCCCGGTGAAAAATCCCTGGGATACCACGCGCATCCCCGGCGGCTCCTCGGGCGGTTCGGCGGCGGCCGTGGCCGCGCGCCTGGCCCCGGCGGCCACCGGCACCGACACCGGCGGCTCGATCCGCCAGCCGGCCGCCATGTGCGGCATCACCGGCCTCAAGCCCACCTATGGGCGGGTCTCGCGTTACGGCATGATCGCCTTTGCTTCCAGCCTTGATCAGGCCGGTCCCATGGCGCGTAGCGCCGAGGATTGCGCCCTGTTGCTGAACGCCATGGCCGGGCATGATGCGCGCGATTCCACCAGCCATCCGGGATCAGTGCCAGACTACAGGGCCAGCCTGAACCAGCCCCTGCAGGGCCTGCGCATCGGTGTGCCCGAGGAGTTCTTCGGCGCCGGTCTCGATGCCGAGGTCGGCGCCATGGTGCAGGAGGCGATCCAGCAGTTCACGAAGCTGGGCGCCACGGTCAAGCCGGTGCACCTGCCCAACAACCCGCACGCGGTGAGCACCTATTACGTGCTGGCGCCGGCCGAGGCCTCCAGCAATCTGGCCCGCTTCGACGGCGTGCGCTATGGCCACCGGGCGGCGGACGCCAAGGATCTCATGGACCTGTACAAGCGCTCGCGTGCCGAGGGTTTCGGTCCCGAGGTGCAGCGCCGCATCCTGGTCGGCACCTATGTGCTCTCGGCCGGTTACTACGACGCCTATTACCGCAAGGCCCAGCAGGTGCGCGCCCTGATCCGCCAGGACTTCCAGAACGCCTTTGCCGAGGTGGACGTGATCATGGGGCCCACGGCCCCGAGTGCCGCCTTTGGCCTGGGTGAGAAGGCCGATGACCCGGTGGCCATGTATCTGGCCGACATCTACACCATCGCCGTGAATCTTGCCGGCATCCCGGCCCTGAGCCTGCCCTGCGGCTTCACCCAGGCCGGCCTGCCGGTGGGTCTGCAGATCATGGGCAACTATTTTGAAGAGGCGCGGCTGCTGAACGTTGCGCATCAATACCAGCAGGCGACGGACTGGCACCGCCGCCGGCCGGGAGGGATCGACTGA